From the Corythoichthys intestinalis isolate RoL2023-P3 chromosome 15, ASM3026506v1, whole genome shotgun sequence genome, one window contains:
- the hspa4l gene encoding heat shock 70 kDa protein 4L, with the protein MSVVGIDVGFLNCYIAVARSGGIETIANEYSDRCTPACVSFAAKNRIIGNAAKSQMITNFKNTVHGFKRFHGRAFDDPFVQAEKSKVPYSLHKLPDGTTGVKVRYLDEDKVFTVQQITGMLLSKLKETSEGALKKPVVDCVVSVPCFFTDSERRSVLDATQIAGLNCLRLINDTTAVALAYGIYKQDLPTPEEKPRNVVFVDMGHSSYQVAITSFNKGKLKVLATAFDPYLGGRNFDEALVNYFCEEFKVKYKLHVRDNPRAVLRLHQECEKLKKLMSANSSDLPLNIECFMNDIDVSSRMNRGHFEEMCAQFLMRVEMPLKDALEHSKLSRDDIYSVEIVGGATRMPAIKDRIAKFFGKDVSTTLNADEAVARGSALQCAILSPAFKVREFSITDVVPFPITLRWKSPTEDGLGECEVFGKNHAAPFSKVITFHKKEPFDLEAFYSCHQELPHPDCRIGCFSVQNVVPQADGDSSKVKVKVRFNVHGIFSVSSASLIEKQKGEGEDMQMDAEPILQNEGRAEEQIKMQVDQEVQNQGDPQNEDACTNRECVGEKQESAAVAGSKAKVKVKSADLPIVASNIRQLDSEVLCNFVNFERHMIVQDKQVKEANDAKNSVEEYVYDLRNKLCGIYEKYITEEDSNRLTLLLEDTENWLYEEGEDQSKNVYVEKLDALKSLGQPIQERHKEHEDRPKAFEELGKRLQFYMKFVDAYKQKDERYLHLAAEDVHTVEKCLNDSMVWMNSKINIQSKLAATQDPAVKVADIIAKIQEVQDVCAAVINKSKPTVAETHEVIDQNPNSAPNNGPATKQGPDGTGDAKGSQHSKHTAKEMEVD; encoded by the exons ATGTCAGTGGTCGGCATTGATGTGGGTTTCCTGAACTGCTACATCGCCGTGGCCAGGAGCGGTGGTATTGAAACCATCGCCAACGAATACAGTGACAGATGCACGCC GGCTTGTGTGTCTTTTGCCGCCAAAAACCGCATCATTGGAAACGCAGCCAAGAGCCAA ATGATAACAAACTTCAAAAACACAGTTCACGGCTTTAAAAGATTCCACGGCAGAGCGTTTGACGACCCCTTCGTGCAAGCGGAAAAGAGCAAAGTACCTTACAGTTTGCATAAACTGCCTGATGGAACCACTGGAGTTAAG GTGCGGTATTTGGACGAGGATAAAGTTTTCACAGTGCAGCAGATAACAGGAATGCTGCTCAGCAAGCTGAAAGAAACGTCCGAGGGCGCTCTGAAGAAACCCGTGGTGGACTGCGTGGTGTCT GTCCCCTGCTTTTTTACAGACAGTGAACGGCGATCTGTGTTGGATGCAACACAAATTGCGGGGCTTAACTGTTTAAGGCTAATAAATGACACCACCGCAG TTGCATTAGCCTATGGGATCTACAAACAGGACCTCCCCACTCCAGAGGAGAAGCCTCGCAATGTTGTGTTTGTGGATATGGGACATTCCTCTTATCAGGTCGCCATCACGTCTTTCAACAAGGGCAAACTAAAG GTACTGGCCACGGCATTTGACCCCTACCTGGGCGGCCGTAATTTTGACGAAGCCTTGGTGAATTACTTCTGCGAGGAGTTCAAAGTCAAGTACAAGCTGCACGTAAGAGACAACCCGCGGGCCGTGCTGCGTCTGCATCAAGAATGCGAGAAGCTCAAGAAGCTGATGAGCGCCAACTCCTCggacctgcccctcaacatcgaGTGCTTCATGAACGACATTGACGTTTCCAGCAGGATGAACAG GGGCCATTTTGAAGAGATGTGCGCGCAATTTTTAATGCGGGTAGAGATGCCGCTGAAGGACGCCCTGGAACATTCAA AGCTGAGCCGGGACGACATCTACTCCGTGGAAATAGTAGGAGGCGCGACGAGAATGCCGGCCATCAAGGACCGGATCGCTAAATTCTTCGGCAAAGATGTCAGCACCACGCTCAATGCTGACGAAGCTGTCGCCAGAGGCTCCGCCCTTCAG TGCGCAATCTTGTCTCCAGCCTTTAAAGTTCGTGAGTTCTCCATCACTGATGTTGTTCCCTTCCCTATTACTCTGCGCTGGAAATCACCAACAGAAGATGGACTCGG AGAATGTGAGGTGTTCGGTAAGAATCATGCTGCCCCCTTTTCCAAAGTGATCACCTTCCACAAGAAGGAGCCTTTTGACCTCGAAGCCTTTTACAGCTGCCATCAAGAGCTTCCACATCCTGACTGTAGGATAG GATGCTTTTCAGTCCAGAATGTGGTGCCGCAGGCAGACGGAGACAGCTCCAAAGTGAAGGTCAAGGTGCGCTTTAATGTCCACGGCATCTTCAGTGTGTCCAGCGCCTCTTTGATTGAGAAGCAGAAAGGAGAGGGGGAGGACATGCAGATGGATGCCGAGCCAATTTTGCAAAATGAAGGCAGAGCGGAGGAGCAG ATCAAAATGCAGGTCGACCAAGAAGTGCAAAACCAGGGGGACCCGCAAAATGAAGACGCTTGCACCAATAGG GAGTGCGTTGGGGAGAAGCAGGAGTCTGCAGCAGTAGCAGGGAGCAAGGCCAAAGTCAAGGTGAAGAGTGCCGACCTACCCATTGTGGCCAGCAATATTCGACAGCTTGACAGCGAGGTGCTTTGCAACTTTGTCAATTTTGAG CGTCATATGATCGTGCAAGACAAACAGGTGAAAGAGGCTAATGATGCGAAGAATTCTGTGgaagaatatgtctacgatctccggAACAAACTTTGTGGCATCTATGAAAAGTATATCACCGAGGAA GATAGCAACAGGTTGACGCTGCTTCTGGAGGACACGGAGAACTGGCTGTATGAAGAAGGGGAGGACCAATCTAAAAATGTATATGTGGAAAAGCTGGATGCCCTCAAG AGTCTTGGTCAACCTATTCAAGAACGACACAAAGAGCACGAGGACCGGCCAAAGGCTTTTGAGGAGCTTGGCAAGAGGCTACAATTCTACATGAAGTTTGTGGATGCCTACAAACAGAAG GATGAGCGTTATCTCCATTTGGCCGCAGAAGATGTCCACACTGTGGAGAAGTGTTTGAACGATAGCATGGTGTGGATGAACAGCAAGATAAATATTCAGAGTAAACTGGCCGCCACTCAAGATCCAGCTGTCAAAGTAGCAGATATCATTGCTAAAATACAG GAAGTGCAGGACGTATGTGCTGCGGTGATCAACAAATCCAAGCCCACAGTAGCGGAGACGCATGAGGTGATCGACCAAAATCCTAACAGCGCTCCTAACAACGGGCCAGCCACCAAGCAAGGCCCAGATGGGACGGGGGACGCCAAGGGAAGCCAGCACAGCAAACATACGGCAAAGGAGATGGAAGTGGACTAA